Below is a genomic region from Acidimicrobiales bacterium.
GGCGGACGAGTGGCTGGTCAAGCCGCTGGAGCCGCTCGGCCTCCGGCGGGTCATGACCAGGCTGATGGAGGAGGGCCCGTCCGAGCCCCACGTCGGCCCGCCGTCGGCGGCGTCGATCGAGGGGGCGGCGCCCGGCATCCCCGAGGAGGACCGGGCCGACGGCGGCGACCGGCCCCGCTCGTGGCGCAAGCGCCAACGCCAACCGGCGCCCGGCTGAGTCGGGGTAGGATCGGGGTCTCCGGGAAGTAGCGCAGCTTGGTTAGCGCGCAGCGTTCGGGACGCTGAGGTCGCGGGTTCGAATCCCGCCTTCCCGACCGGTCATGGTGAACGCGGAGGAGATCGCCAGCTGGGACGGGCCGGCCGGCGAGCACTGGGTGCGCGAGGCGGCCCGCTACGACGCCATGCTGCGCCCGTTCGGCCACGCCCTGCTCGCCGCCGCCGACCCGCGCCCCGGCGAGCGGGCGCTCGAGGTCGGCTGCGGCACCGGCGCGCTGGCCGTCGACCTGGCCCGGCTGGTGGCGCCGGGCGGGCGGGTCACCGGGGTCGACGTGTCGCGGCCGATGCTGGCCGAGGCGGCCAGGCGGGCCGAGGCCGCCGGCGTGGACGTCGACTGGGTCCGGGGCGACGCCCAGGTCCACCCCTTCCCGCCGGCGTCGCAGGACCTCGTCGTCAGCCGGTTCGGCGTGATGTTCTTCGACGACCCGGCGGCCGCCTTCGCCAACCTGGCCGCCACCCTCCGCCCGGGCGGGCGGCTGGTGCTCGCCTGCTGGATGGACCTCGCCGAGAACGACTGGATCGCCGCGCCGGCGGCCGCCGCCCTGGCCCACGTGCCCGCCCCGCCGCCGGCCGACCCGAACCGCCCCGGCCCGTTCGCGCTGGCCGACGGCGACCGCCTCCGGTCGCTCCTCGCCGGCGCCGGCCTGGTCGACGTGGCCCTCGACGAGGTGCGGGCCCCGGCCCGGCTGGGCGGCTCGGTGGGCGACGCGCTCGCCTTCCTCGGCCGCAGCGAGCTGGCCAGGCGGGTCATCGACCCGGCCCCGCCGGACGCCGCGGCGAGGGCGTGGGCCGCCGTCGAGCAGCTCCTCGCGGCGAGCGCCGGCGACGACGGCGCCGTCGTGCTGAGCGGCTCGGCCTGGCTGGTCAGCGCCCGCCGGCCGGCCTGAGCCGGGACCCGGCGGCCAGCCCGATCGCCGCGCCGGCCAGGTTGGCGGCCAGGTCCACCACGCTCGACTGGCGGTGCAGCGACTCGGCGGCGCCCTGGAGGCCCTCGGCCACGAACGGCAGCGCCAGCACCAGGGCGGCGGCCGGGTGGCGCCAGCCGCGCCGGGACAGGGCGGCCACCGCCCAGCCCAGGGGGACGTAGAGGGCGACGTTGGCCAGGGTCTCGACCGGCGAGCCGCTCCAGCCGAGGAACCCCTCGAACGGCTCCCGGTGGCGGAACGTGCCCGTGTCGCCCGGCCACAGGCACACGGTCAGCACGAACGCCGCCCCGGCGAGCGCCGCCGCGGTGGCCCGGGAGCGCACGACGGCGAGGGAGACGCCGGCCGCGGCGCCCGAGAGCGTGAGGCCGACGGCGACGACGGCGACGAGGACGCCGGCGGTGAGGGTCAGGTCGGGGCGGGCCGGCTCGGGCTGGTCAGCCGTCGGCCCACTCGGCGACCGGCGGCTCGACCACCCGGCGCTCCTCATCCGGCAGCGACAGGACGGGCATCGACACCGGGTCCTGGACGACCGGGCGGTGGAGCGAGCGGAGGAGGTTCTCGGCGGTCTGCTCCAGCCGGCCGCGCAGGTCGCGGTCGATGGCCACCAGCCGGTCGTGGTCGGCCTGGGCCCGGCTGCGCAGCTCGGCCGCCTCCCGCCTGGCCGACTCGAGGATGCGGGCAGCGTCGGCCCTGGCCCGGTCGACCTCGGCCCCGGCCCTCGCCCTGGCCTCGGCCGCCTCCTGCTCGGCCCGCTGGCGCTCGGCCTGGGTGGCGGCGGTCGTCTCGGCCGCCTCCCGGTCGACCCGCTCCCGCAGCGCCCTCGCCTCCTCGGCCGCCTTCGCCCGCGTGGCCGCCGCCTCCTCCTCGGCGTCGCGGCGGATGTCCGCCGCCGACTCGGCCGCCGTCTGGAGGAGCGAGGCGATCGTGTGCGCCACCCGCCCGAACGCCGGGCCGACGCCCATGTCGGCCCGCACGACCGGCGCGCCGTCCGGGGCGGGGGGCAGCGACGGGAGGCCGGGCAGGGCGAGCTGCTCGCGGAGCTCGGCGGCGATGTGGCGGAGGAAGGCGTCGACCTCGGCGGTGTGGTAGCCGCGCAAGGTCACCGTGAACTGGCGCCGCTCGATGTCCTCAGGTGTGAGTGGCATGCCGACCCCCGGTCCCCAGCCCTTCGCCCGACTTCGACCGCAGGTGCACATCCTACGGTGCGTGGCCGGTGCTCTGCTGGTGTGACCGTTCGACGGCGGGGCGGCGCGCTCCTGCGCCGTACCCTCGGTCGCCATGGACCTCGCCGGCTTCCAGGACCTGATGGCCCGCACCTACGGCGAGCGGGACCGGGCGAGGGGGACGGCGGCGACGGTGGCCTGGCTGGCCGAGGAGCTCGGCGAGCTGGCCCAGGCCGTGCGCAAGGGCGACCGGGCGGCCCAGCGCCACGAGCTCGGCGACGTGCTCGCCTGGCTGGCCTCGCTCGCCGACCAGCTCGGGATCTCCCTCGACGAGGCCGCCGCCCGCTACGCCGGCGGCTGCCCCCGGTGCGGCGGGCTGCCGTGCCGGTGCCCCCGCTGAGCTAGCCGGAGCGGCGGGCCAGCCAGGCCTCGGCCACCTGGACGGCGTTCAGCGCCGCGCCCTTGCGGAGGTTGTCGCCGCTGACGAACAGCGACAGGCCCCGGCCGCCGGGCACCGAGGGGTCGCGGCGGACCCGGCCGACGAGGACGGGGTCGGTGCCGGCGGCGGCGAGCGGGGTCGGCACGTCGGCGAGGACGACGCCCGGCGCGCCGGCCAGGAGCTCGACGGCCCGCTCGGGCGCGAGCGGCTCGGCGAACTCGGCCGACAGGGCGAGCGAGTGGCCGGTGAAGACCGGCACCCGGACGCAGGTGGCGGCCACCGGGAGGTCGGGCAGCCCGAGGATCTTGCGGGTCTCGTCCCTGAGCTTGCGCTCCTCGACGGTCTCGCCGCTGCCGTCGTCGAGCGGGTCGCCGGCCCGGGGGACGACGTTGAAGGCGACGGGTGCCGGGAACACGGACGCGGGCGGCAGGTCGACGGCGTCGCCCCGGTAGGTGAGGTCCCTGGCCGCGTCGCCGGCCTTGGCCAGCTGGTCGGCCAGCTCGTCCACGCCGGCCAGGCCGGCGCCGGACACGGCCTGGTAGGTGCTCGCCACCAGGCGCACGAGGCCGGCCTCCCGGTCGAGGGGCTTCAGCACCGGCATGGCGACCATCGTCGTGCAGTTGGGGTTGGCGACGATGCCCTTCGGCACCCGGTCGAGCGCCTCGGGGTTGACCTCGCTGACGACGAGGGGCACGTCGGGGTCCATCCGCCAGGCCGAGGAGTTGTCGATGACCAGCGCGCCGGCGGCGGCGATGCGGGGGGCGAGCGCCCGGGAGGCGGTGGCGCCGGCGGAGAGCAGGGCGAGGTCCACGCCGCCCCAGTCGGCGGTGTCCGCGTCCTCGACCTCCACCTCACCGTCACCCCAGGGCAGGCGGCGCCCGGCGGACCGGGCCGAGGCCAGCAGCCGGAGCGAGGTGACCGGGAAGCGGCGCTCCGCCAGCACCGAG
It encodes:
- a CDS encoding methyltransferase domain-containing protein; this encodes MVNAEEIASWDGPAGEHWVREAARYDAMLRPFGHALLAAADPRPGERALEVGCGTGALAVDLARLVAPGGRVTGVDVSRPMLAEAARRAEAAGVDVDWVRGDAQVHPFPPASQDLVVSRFGVMFFDDPAAAFANLAATLRPGGRLVLACWMDLAENDWIAAPAAAALAHVPAPPPADPNRPGPFALADGDRLRSLLAGAGLVDVALDEVRAPARLGGSVGDALAFLGRSELARRVIDPAPPDAAARAWAAVEQLLAASAGDDGAVVLSGSAWLVSARRPA
- a CDS encoding DivIVA domain-containing protein — its product is MPLTPEDIERRQFTVTLRGYHTAEVDAFLRHIAAELREQLALPGLPSLPPAPDGAPVVRADMGVGPAFGRVAHTIASLLQTAAESAADIRRDAEEEAAATRAKAAEEARALRERVDREAAETTAATQAERQRAEQEAAEARARAGAEVDRARADAARILESARREAAELRSRAQADHDRLVAIDRDLRGRLEQTAENLLRSLHRPVVQDPVSMPVLSLPDEERRVVEPPVAEWADG
- a CDS encoding MazG nucleotide pyrophosphohydrolase domain-containing protein — translated: MDLAGFQDLMARTYGERDRARGTAATVAWLAEELGELAQAVRKGDRAAQRHELGDVLAWLASLADQLGISLDEAAARYAGGCPRCGGLPCRCPR
- a CDS encoding aspartate-semialdehyde dehydrogenase encodes the protein MHVAIVGATGQVGGVMRSVLAERRFPVTSLRLLASARSAGRRLPWGDGEVEVEDADTADWGGVDLALLSAGATASRALAPRIAAAGALVIDNSSAWRMDPDVPLVVSEVNPEALDRVPKGIVANPNCTTMVAMPVLKPLDREAGLVRLVASTYQAVSGAGLAGVDELADQLAKAGDAARDLTYRGDAVDLPPASVFPAPVAFNVVPRAGDPLDDGSGETVEERKLRDETRKILGLPDLPVAATCVRVPVFTGHSLALSAEFAEPLAPERAVELLAGAPGVVLADVPTPLAAAGTDPVLVGRVRRDPSVPGGRGLSLFVSGDNLRKGAALNAVQVAEAWLARRSG